TAAAACTTATTTATCCTTCAATATTTTCTCTAAAAATTCCACTTTTTCTTTTTCTGCCTGAACTAAACGTTCGTAAAGCTTTTTGTTTTCTTCGTAAGCTTCAATTAATTTATCTAAAGGATTAAAAGTGAATACTGGTCCATGCGCAAATGCACCATTACTACCACTATTATCGTAGAAATTATTAAAATAATTAATTGCAGCTTCTTCCGAAAAGTTTTTAAGAGCATCAACATTTACACCTAAAGCTTTTGCAATATCAATAAGCTTTTCATCATCAACATCCTCACTATTTTCTATAGCCGAAACTGTTTGCTGACTTATTCCTAAAGCCTGAGCCAAAGCTTCCTGCTTCATATCTCTAAGTTCACGAATTCGGCTGATTTTGCGCCCTATATGGTTTGGTTTTGTATATGTGCTCATAATTCAAAGATAGTATTAAGGGTAATAACACACAATATTTAAAAAACATATTCTTTTATGTACGATACTGTCAAAATGATTTGTATTGCAGCGGATATTTTGCTTATTATGCGCGAAACAAAAGTACGATTTTTAAGACGTGAATTAACAAAAATAAATTTTATTAAATAAACGAGAATTTCGCTAATTAACAAAGAATAAAATCTAGGCAGTTTTACTATAATTTTATTTCTGCACGCAACCTTTTAAAATATAACATACTAGAGTATATAACTTAAAATAAAGGTAGTATGAAAAAATTATGTATGTTACTCACAACGATTTTAATCGTTTCCTGCTCTAATGATGAAAAAGTTGTAGAAAGTGCTAAAAAAGCCAGCCAGCCTTCAAATCTGGAGGGATTATATTGCTACATTTCGGGTAGTACTGTTTTTTATGATCAGGTAACCAATATTGGTTCTTGTGTTGCAAAACCAGGTTCATCGGCATCTTTCTATTATAAAAGCTCACTCGATGCTCCGGATATTAAATGGACCATTATTGCAGAACCTGCAGGAAGTATTGTTGTAAACGGAAGTGAAAATGAATCTTCTATCAGCCTTACTTTTAATTCTGATTTTGAAAAAGGAGAAATTCGTTCTGTAGGAGAAGGTGAAAAAGGAACCTGCGGACCTGTTTTACCAGTTACCAGCAAATAATTTAAAAATTGGTTTCACAAAAAAACTCATCAAGTTTCCCAGAGATCCACAAAGTAAAAAACTGAGACTGAAAATTAAATTCATTCCAGAGGAATGTCTCATCGGCAGGATAAACGTTTGATTAAGCAGCAATCTCAAACAGAACAAAAATTCAGTGTCTTACGTACAATCATTCGTGCTTTAGTTTATATTTGAGAAAGAAATCTAACCAAATCCAACCTGCTGATGAAATTTAAACTTCTGCTATTTTCCGCATTTACTTTTGTGATTTTTTCATGCAAAAATGAAACTAAAGAAAACGTTTCTAAACAAAAACCTCTGGAACAACAGACTAAAAATGTTGTTAATGACAGTGTAAAAAGTGATTCTTTTACATTGAGTTTGAAAAGTAAAAATCCGGATTTGGATAAAAAATTATTATCGGATTTCTTTACTAAAAACGATAAAAAACCGCAGTTTTTCACAATCAATAATGCAAAAGACACAACGATTGTCTGTGCCGAAAAAACTAAAATTACCATTAGGGCAAACAGCTTTGCTTTGGCAAAAAGCGGAAAAGAGGTTTCGGGAAAAATTACAATTGCTGTTAAGGAATATTATTCGGTTTCGGATATTATTTTAGGCCGACTTTCGACGACTTCAAACGGAAAATTGCTGGAAACGGGCGGTATGCTTCACATAACCGCAACGTCAGATAACGAAAAATGCGATTTGGGGAACGGAAAAGCTATAGAAATTGAATTTCCCAGGAAAAAAGAAAAAACAGGAATGCAGCTTTTTACCGGTAACTGGAAAAATGATCAGATAAACTGGAATGTCGATCAGGAATCTGTTGATTTAAACCAGACTTTTACTAAAGTTGATCAAAAGCCTGAATATCCGGGAGGTTTTCAAAAAATGTATAAGTTTATCGGTAAAAATTACAGAACTCAGGAAGATGGCAAATCGGGCAGAATTTACGCCTCGTTTACAATTGATAAAGAGGGAAATGTTACGAATGTCAAGATCACAAAAGGGTTGAGTAAAGAAGCCGATGACGAATTTGTAAGGGTGATTAAAATGCTTCCAAAATTTACTCCGGGCAAAATAAACGGTCTGGCTGTAAATACGACTTACAGCCTTCCTATTACGATACAGAGCCCAGAAGAAGATGGTCGTTCTTCATCAAGATTTGCAAGTTCATCAGGATCTTCAAGATCTGTAACTACTTATAATCCTCGTGCTGCCAATTATACAGAGAATGCAATTCAGGAAGCAAGTGCTGCAGAAATTAGTTCTTATTTCTTCAGCTCATCAAAATTAGGGTATATTAACTGCGATCGATTTTTAAGTTTCCCTGACGATAAAATAATCGATTATGCTATTAATCTTAATGATGAAACTGATGCTTGTATTTATGTTCTCTTTCATCGTTATAAATCTATAATTAGAGGAAATCTAACTGAGAAAAATGTGGTATTTAAAAATATTGCTTCAAATGAAAAAATTACTATTGTTGCTGTTAAATATTTCGACAACAAACCTTTTTTAGCGGTCAAGGAAACAATTACGGGAAGAAATCCCGAAAATGATCTGGCGTTTCAGCCCGTTACTCTGGAAGGAATAAAAGAAGAAATGAAAAAGCTAAACCACCGACTTAATTAATAAAAAAAGGCCCAATAACCATTTTGCGATTATT
This portion of the Flavobacterium gelatinilyticum genome encodes:
- a CDS encoding helix-turn-helix domain-containing protein, whose protein sequence is MSTYTKPNHIGRKISRIRELRDMKQEALAQALGISQQTVSAIENSEDVDDEKLIDIAKALGVNVDALKNFSEEAAINYFNNFYDNSGSNGAFAHGPVFTFNPLDKLIEAYEENKKLYERLVQAEKEKVEFLEKILKDK
- a CDS encoding energy transducer TonB yields the protein MKFKLLLFSAFTFVIFSCKNETKENVSKQKPLEQQTKNVVNDSVKSDSFTLSLKSKNPDLDKKLLSDFFTKNDKKPQFFTINNAKDTTIVCAEKTKITIRANSFALAKSGKEVSGKITIAVKEYYSVSDIILGRLSTTSNGKLLETGGMLHITATSDNEKCDLGNGKAIEIEFPRKKEKTGMQLFTGNWKNDQINWNVDQESVDLNQTFTKVDQKPEYPGGFQKMYKFIGKNYRTQEDGKSGRIYASFTIDKEGNVTNVKITKGLSKEADDEFVRVIKMLPKFTPGKINGLAVNTTYSLPITIQSPEEDGRSSSRFASSSGSSRSVTTYNPRAANYTENAIQEASAAEISSYFFSSSKLGYINCDRFLSFPDDKIIDYAINLNDETDACIYVLFHRYKSIIRGNLTEKNVVFKNIASNEKITIVAVKYFDNKPFLAVKETITGRNPENDLAFQPVTLEGIKEEMKKLNHRLN